A single genomic interval of Pan paniscus chromosome 18, NHGRI_mPanPan1-v2.0_pri, whole genome shotgun sequence harbors:
- the ADGRG3 gene encoding adhesion G protein-coupled receptor G3 codes for MATPRGLGALLLLLLLLTSGQEKPTEGPRNTCLGSNNMYDIFNLNDKALCFTKCRQSGSNSCNVENLQRYWLNYEAHLMKEGLTQKVNTPFLKALVQNLSTNTAEDFYFSLEPSQVPRQVMKDEDKPPDRVRLPKSLFRSLTGNRSVVSLAITILDIGPGTLFKGPRLGLGDGSSVLNNRLVGLSVGQMRVTKLAEPLEIVFSHQRPPPNMTLTCVFWDVTKGPTGDWSSEGCSTEVRPEGTVCCCDHLTFFALLLRPTLDQSTVHILTRISQAGCGVSMIFLAFTIILYAFLRLSRERFKSEDAPKIHVALGGSLFLLNLAFLVNVGSGSKGSDAACWARGAVFHYFLLCAFTWMGLEAFHLYLLAVRVFNTYFGQYFLKLSLVGWGLPALMVIGTGSANSYGLYTIRDRENRTSLELCWFREGTTMYALYITVHGYFLITFLFGMVVLALVAWKIFTLSRATAVKERGKNRKKVLTLLGLSSLVGVTWGLAIFTPLGLSTVYIFALFNSLQGVFICCWFTILYLPSQSTTVSSSTARLDQAHSASQE; via the exons ATGGCGACGCCCAGGGGCCTGGGGgccctgctcctgctcctcctgctcctgacctcag GTCAGGAAAAGCCCACCGAAGGGCCAAGAAACACCTGCCTGGGGAGCAACAACATGTACGACATCTTCAACTTGAATGACAAGGCTTTGTGCTTCACCAAGTGCAGGCAGTCGGGCAGCAACTCCTGCAATGTGGAAAACTTGCAGAG ATACTGGCTAAACTACGAGGCCCATCTGATGAAGGAAGGTTTGACGCAGAAGGTGAACACACCTTTCCTGAAGGCTTTGGTTCAGAACCTCAGCACCAACACCGCAGAAGACTTCTACTTCTCTCTGGAGCCCTCTCAG GTTCCGAGGCAGGTGATGAAGGACGAGGACAAGCCCCCTGACAGAGTGCGACTTCCCAAGAGCCTTTTTCGATCCCTGACAGGCAACAGGTCTGTGGTCAGCTTGGCCatcaccattctggacattggtccAGGGACTCTCTTCAAG GGCCCCCGGCTCGGCCTGGGAGATGGCAGCAGCGTGTTGAACAATCGCCTGGTGGGTTTGAGTGTGGGACAAATGCGTGTCACCAAGCTGGCTGAGCCTCTGGAGATCGTCTTCTCTCACCAGCGACCGCCCCCC AACATGACCCTCACCTGTGTATTCTGGGATGTGACTAAAG GGCCCACTGGAGACTGGTCTTCTGAGGGCTGCTCCACGGAGGTCAGACCTGAGGGGACCGTGTGCTGCTGTGACCACCTGACCTTTTTTGCCCTGCTCCTG AGACCCACCTTGGACCAGTCCACGGTGCATATCCTCACACGCATCTCCCAGGCGGGCTGTGGGGTCTCCATGATCTTCCTGGCCTTCACCATTATTCTTTATGCCTTTCTGAG GCTTTCCCGGGAGAGGTTCAAGTCAGAAGATGCCCCAAAGATCCACGTGGCCCTGGGTGGCAGCCTGTTCCTCCTGAATCTGGCCTTCTTGGTCAATGTGGGGAGTGGCTCAAAGGGGTCTGATGCTGCCTGCTGGGCCCGGGGGGCTGTCTTCCACTACTTCCTGCTCTGTGCCTTCACCTGGATGGGCCTTGAAGCCTTCCACCTCTACCTGCTCGCCGTCAGGGTCTTCAACACCTACTTCGGGCAATACTTCCTGAAGCTGAGCCTGGTGGGCTGGG GCCTGCCCGCCCTGATGGTCATCGGCACTGGGAGTGCCAACAGCTACGGCCTCTACACCATCCGTGATAGGGAGAACCGCACCTCTCTGGAGCT ATGCTGGTTCCGTGAAGGGACAACCATGTACGCCCTCTATATCACCGTCCACGGCTACTTCCTCATCACCTTCCTCTTTGGCATGGTGGTCCTGGCCCTGGTGGCCTGGAAGATCTTCACCCTGTCCCGTGCTACAGCGGTCAAGGAGCGGGGGAAGAACCGGAAGAAGGTGCTCACCCTGCTGGGCCTCTCGAGCCTGGTGGGTGTGACATGGGGGTTGGCCATCTTCACCCCGTTGGGCCTCTCCACCGTCTACATCTTTGCACTTTTCAACTCCTTGCAAG GTGTCTTCATCTGCTGCTGGTTCACCATCCTTTACCTCCCAAGTCAGAGCACCACAGTCTCCTCCTCTACTGCAAGACTGGACCAGGCCCACTCCGCATCTCAAGAATAG